The Phalacrocorax carbo chromosome 28, bPhaCar2.1, whole genome shotgun sequence genome segment TCACAAAATCCCAGGAATACTTCTCTACACAGTGCCATTAAACATGTGCTGAACACTTGACACTCCCCAGGACCAACCTGAGTCCCTGCAAGTGGTTGCTTGTATAATATGTCCCTGCAAGAGTTCAGGTAACGCTCACCTCCAAATGTGCCACATCCATCTCAACACAGAGCAACTTCCCAGCACTTTGCCCCAAGCCCAAAGCAAGACATGAGTAtctgggagcagctggcagGGTGGAAAAATGTTCAGCCCACACGCAACCCTCTGACACCCTGTTCAGACCTTCCCTGAGGTCAAAAGGGGAAGGATGCCCTCAGGTTGTGCGCAGATGACAGCGCTCATGAATGCACTAACCACATTGCAGGGTGCGTGCTCAATGCATCACCCTGAGCACCATGACTGACTGGTGGGAACAGGGTACAGAGTAGGAATGGGAAAGAAATATGCCACAAGTTTAGTTTTTATTCTCTATAGACCTCACAAAACATAAAGTGATAATTCACCATTGAAATCTCTCTTTTGTAATTAAGCTAATCGTTCACTAGTAACTTCCCTACCTTGCAGTTCAACAGTCTTTCCTGAGAGAAATTCAGAGCTTCTGCAAACGCTTTTAGCAAGTGACTTCCCATCTAACATTTCACATCATCACTAAGTTATAGATATAATTCAGGCCTAAGTGAAGAAcaaattcagacaaaaaaaaattgttcatgcAATGCAAATTCTTTAATGTGGATGAAAAATGCAATAGACAGTGACAGCAGGAATCAAAACGACACAGAAACAATGAATTGGAAACACAAAAATCATAAGGCTGCAGCAAGGCACAACCCAGGGCTCCACCCCAAAGATTCCCCCCCCTCCTATTGCCGCTTGGGAGTCTCACACCCgggcagagcaggagagacTCGCATCTGAGGATGACTACAGCTTCGTTGTATCTCAGAGAGAGGGGAGCTTTGGAGGCAGTGCTGGAAACCCTGAAGCCACCAGCTTAAGATCTGCAAGGTTACTCTGTGCAAATAAGCAAGGACGGTAAAGTTCAAGTAGCTGCTGTGTCACAGCCTAAAGAGGGGCTGAAAGCTCTGTTCTGCATCTGGTGGTGGAAGACAAGAGGTGCTCCTTGTGGAGACGGAGTGCAGATGCAGCACTGAACTCCATGGATGTTTGGTGTTTAGCAGGGCCCGCAGCTGCCACTGAGGTACCTGTGGCCTCGGCGCCAGCCGCCATATCCGCAGCTCCCGTAGCCTCCGTAGCCCCCATAAAGACCATAGCCTCCATAGCCTCCATAGCCTCCATAGCCTCCATAGCCACCAAGGCCTCCATAGCCACCAAGGCCTCCATAAGCCCCATAACCCCCAAAGCCTCCAAAACCACCACGGCCTCCAAAAGTGCCGCCGTAGCCCCCTGCCACGCCGGGCGCTCCTGCCGAGCCAACAACGCTGAACTgcgggaaggagctgaggatgggccCGGGGAAGGTGACCACCGAGGCCGGGGGCTGGATCACCACCGTGGAGTCGGGGCACTGCCGCACACAGGGCTCGTTGGCAGTGTCAgccagcggggccggggcggccacCCCACAGGGAGAGACACACAGGTTGGAGCAGGACATCCTTCGGTTTCTGGGACTAGACCTGTAAGACAAGGTAGAGCTACGGTTCAGTGCAGGACCTGATCCCAAATCCCTCCTGGCTCTCTTGCACTTGGATCCTGTGTCTCAGCACATGCTCGGCATCATCTTGGGCATTCGGAGCAAAAACATGTTCCAGAGTTGAAATGCTGGTGGAAACCCCTTGCTCCCTGTATCGTCCCTGGCCCTGACTTGCCCACACGAGTGAGGAAAAGCTTCCTCCTCCAAAACAGATGGCAAAGGAAGCTCCCAAAGGACTTGGAGCACATTGGTACACTGGGAGCCTTGTACCCACAAGGTTAAACTTCCATCCTTTCCATGGCTCTGAAACACCCCATCACATCCTAACCACGCACTATGAAAGAGTGGTGGAGCACACAGCAAATGATGCCCTGAGAAAGCCTCtgctgaggaaggaaagagggacAAGACTTGGACTTACCACAGTGATCAGGAGAGTCAAGTGGAGGACGTTGAACAGAGGGCTGCGAAGCCCTCAGCTCTTTTATACATGTCTGAGACTGCCCGGGGCATCAAACAAGGGGTGCTGTCAGAAGCCCCAACTAATGTAATAAAGTGGACAAGCCTCATGAAACGAACTGTGCTGTAGCGCAATTATATTCATCCTAATTGGGTATACCAGCGAGCAAACATGCCCTGGAGAGCCAACAGGTAATGGGAGGGACTGACCATCACACGCCATTACATGAAAGACAAGGCGCTGCTGTAGATGAACTCACGGCACCAATAAACCCTGATCTGTCCCTAATCCTCCTACTTGCTTAGGTGCCAGAGCCCTGACAATCGTGCAGAAGTGCTTTGCAATCCTGTGCACAGCCATCACGCCTGTCATTACCTCGCTTTTACAGGCTGGTaaacagaggcagcaggaggttTAGCAAAGGAAGAAGCTATCCCATCCAATCATGGCAACTCCCAAATGCCAGTCGTGGCCCCACACAAGAGCTAGGGAGATCTCAGTACTGGGGCAAAGGGTACCCCTAAGCCTTGGAGGTTCTCCAGCCACAGCATGACTTGTTGATTTTTGGCATCATAATTCACTTGATGGTCATGCAAAGAGTAGAAGAGAAAGATCCTGTGTAGGATGAAGCTCCATCCAGTGGTGCTGGAACAGATGTGGTACAAGAGAGGTGGAATCATGCACTGGGGTACTGTGTGAGGGGATACATACATGGTGGGGTAGAAGGGAAGGAACAGGACCAAGACACAGTTAGTGCCTTCAGCTACATGTCT includes the following:
- the LOC135318099 gene encoding claw keratin-like isoform X2 yields the protein MSCSNLCVSPCGVAAPAPLADTANEPCVRQCPDSTVVIQPPASVVTFPGPILSSFPQFSVVGSAGAPGVAGGYGGTFGGRGGFGGFGGLGGYGGYGGYGGYGGYGLYGGYGGYGSCGYGGWRRGHRYLSGSCGPC
- the LOC135318099 gene encoding claw keratin-like isoform X1; this translates as MSCSNLCVSPCGVAAPAPLADTANEPCVRQCPDSTVVIQPPASVVTFPGPILSSFPQFSVVGSAGAPGVAGGYGGTFGGRGGFGGFGGYGAYGGLGGYGGLGGYGGYGGYGGYGGYGLYGGYGGYGSCGYGGWRRGHRYLSGSCGPC